A window of the Nitrospirota bacterium genome harbors these coding sequences:
- the pyrE gene encoding orotate phosphoribosyltransferase, producing MRSEIRQVSRLRTLLKTIALQRGPFVLSSGKTSSYYLDCRRVTLDPEGAFLIGSLLFNRLTQGRPKVAGVGGPTMGADPIVSAITVISQLKKKPLGGFYVRKEPKSHGMAQWVEKSGRLRVGAKVAIVEDVVTSGGSIVKAIERARLDGFHVVRAMVVVDREEGGREAVEAAGIPLESLFKVGELLK from the coding sequence ATGCGTTCCGAAATCCGACAAGTCTCCCGGCTCCGCACGCTCCTCAAGACAATCGCCCTTCAGCGCGGACCGTTCGTCCTCTCCTCCGGCAAGACCTCCAGCTACTATTTGGATTGCCGCCGAGTAACGCTCGACCCGGAAGGCGCTTTCCTGATTGGCAGCCTCCTGTTCAATCGCCTGACACAGGGCCGACCCAAAGTCGCCGGAGTGGGTGGACCGACCATGGGCGCCGATCCGATCGTTTCCGCCATCACCGTGATCAGTCAACTGAAGAAAAAACCGCTGGGTGGGTTCTACGTACGAAAAGAGCCCAAGAGTCATGGGATGGCTCAATGGGTTGAAAAGTCGGGACGCCTCCGCGTGGGCGCCAAGGTAGCCATCGTGGAAGACGTGGTCACGAGCGGCGGATCGATCGTGAAAGCCATCGAACGCGCGCGGCTGGATGGCTTCCATGTGGTCCGGGCCATGGTCGTGGTGGATCGGGAGGAAGGAGGCCGCGAAGCGGTCGAAGCCGCCGGCATTCCCCTGGAAAGCCTGTTCAAGGTGGGCGAGCTGCTGAAATGA
- a CDS encoding tetratricopeptide repeat protein has translation MGTKELAVSFPAVLFLSEVMLLKTDVKTALRRTILWFIPGVLLLISSAEFRAGVTQLVVSLETGSTVEGKEWTLLERWLTEARALWYYISLFLFPAPSRLSVVHDFPLSTSLGDPPTTATALVLLLASVVVTGCLSRRWPSASFGWLFFLVASGVEVFHPQLALVFEHRIYLPSIGLVLLLQSMICKLSKAFSVPFLLGVLILPLLIATFERSGLWASELSLFEDTVKKAPLSSPAHNSLGAALMRQGKVDEAIAHYSESLRLDPSSVRTHYNLGVAAERQGAPDKAVAHYIYALSILPTYRKAHHRLGNLLIRQGKVDEAMAHYSEILRLDPEDVETHNDLGNLLTERGNVEEAVKHYQRAIETAPNFANAHVNLGIAMARQGKVEEAIVCYRKALRIRPDHKDAHYSLGVALFAQGKVDEAMAHYSEVLRLDPDHVESHNNLGNLLAERGNVEEAVKHYQKAIQSKPEDVVAHINLANLLGEQGRREEAIYHYTEALRIQPDSVEIRRLLAAAKRLKAGQRKLSP, from the coding sequence TTGGGTACCAAAGAGTTGGCTGTGTCATTCCCTGCGGTGTTGTTCTTGAGTGAAGTCATGCTCCTCAAAACCGACGTGAAGACCGCACTTCGTAGGACTATCCTTTGGTTCATACCGGGTGTGCTACTGCTCATTTCCTCAGCTGAGTTCCGGGCCGGAGTCACACAGCTTGTTGTGTCTCTTGAAACTGGATCGACCGTTGAGGGCAAGGAGTGGACCTTACTAGAAAGGTGGCTAACAGAGGCTAGGGCGCTGTGGTACTATATCTCTCTTTTTCTATTTCCCGCACCAAGTAGGCTCAGCGTTGTGCATGATTTTCCTCTATCTACTTCTTTAGGGGATCCGCCCACTACGGCAACAGCATTGGTCTTGCTGCTCGCAAGTGTCGTCGTAACGGGGTGTTTGTCAAGGCGTTGGCCCTCCGCATCCTTTGGTTGGTTGTTTTTCTTGGTAGCCAGCGGCGTCGAGGTGTTCCATCCCCAACTGGCTTTAGTGTTCGAACACCGCATCTACCTGCCTTCGATAGGATTAGTCCTGCTCCTCCAATCCATGATCTGTAAGCTTTCAAAAGCGTTTTCGGTTCCGTTTCTTCTAGGAGTACTCATATTGCCCTTGTTGATTGCTACATTCGAACGGAGTGGATTGTGGGCTTCTGAACTGTCTCTTTTCGAAGATACGGTCAAGAAAGCGCCGCTATCGAGCCCCGCGCACAACAGCCTAGGAGCTGCGCTTATGCGACAGGGCAAGGTTGATGAGGCCATAGCGCATTACTCCGAGTCCCTGCGGCTTGACCCAAGTAGTGTGAGAACGCACTACAACTTGGGCGTTGCAGCCGAGAGGCAAGGTGCACCGGACAAAGCTGTCGCTCATTATATTTACGCTCTAAGCATCTTACCAACCTATCGGAAGGCTCATCACAGGCTAGGGAATCTGCTCATACGACAGGGCAAGGTTGACGAGGCCATGGCGCATTACTCCGAGATTCTCCGACTCGATCCTGAAGATGTTGAGACACACAATGACTTGGGAAATCTCCTGACCGAGCGCGGGAACGTGGAAGAGGCCGTAAAACATTACCAGAGGGCCATTGAAACTGCTCCGAACTTTGCCAATGCTCACGTTAATCTTGGTATTGCTATGGCCAGGCAGGGCAAGGTTGAAGAAGCCATCGTTTGTTACAGGAAAGCACTACGGATAAGACCCGATCACAAGGACGCCCACTATAGTTTGGGAGTAGCTTTGTTCGCGCAGGGCAAGGTTGACGAGGCCATGGCGCATTACTCCGAGGTGCTCCGACTCGATCCTGATCATGTTGAGTCCCACAATAACTTGGGAAATCTCCTGGCCGAGCGCGGGAACGTGGAAGAGGCTGTAAAACATTACCAGAAGGCCATTCAAAGCAAGCCAGAAGACGTGGTGGCACACATTAATCTAGCCAACCTTCTAGGTGAACAGGGGAGGCGTGAAGAAGCCATATACCATTACACGGAAGCCCTACGAATACAGCCAGACTCCGTGGAAATACGGAGGTTGCTTGCCGCTGCAAAACGGTTGAAGGCAGGGCAGAGGAAATTGTCTCCTTGA